From Streptomyces sp. GSL17-111, one genomic window encodes:
- a CDS encoding FAD binding domain-containing protein, whose amino-acid sequence MDFLRPASWEEALAAKAEHPTAVPIAGGTDVMVELNFDHRRPEYLLDLNRVTELHEWEVGEENVRLGASVPYSRIIDNLRTELPGLALAGHTVGSPQIRNRGSVGGNLGAASPAGDSHPALLSAGTEVEVESVRGTRFIPVEEFFTGVKRNALAADELIKTVHIKKATGPQQFSKVGTRNAMVIAVCAFGIALHPETRTVRTGIGSAAPTPLRATAAEEFLSAALTDGGFWESGKTITPSIARQFAELASGACNPIDDVRGSAKYRRHAVGIMARRTLGWTWDAYRTGGRGTRTTEGGAQCA is encoded by the coding sequence ATGGACTTCCTGCGCCCCGCCAGCTGGGAGGAGGCGCTCGCCGCGAAGGCCGAGCACCCCACGGCTGTGCCCATCGCGGGCGGCACCGACGTGATGGTCGAGCTCAACTTCGACCACCGTCGACCCGAGTACCTGCTGGACCTCAACCGCGTCACCGAACTCCACGAGTGGGAGGTCGGAGAGGAGAACGTCCGCCTGGGCGCTTCGGTTCCCTACAGCCGGATCATCGACAACCTGCGCACCGAACTGCCGGGGCTGGCTCTCGCCGGCCACACCGTCGGCTCGCCGCAGATCCGCAACCGCGGCAGCGTCGGCGGCAACCTGGGCGCCGCCTCCCCGGCCGGCGACTCCCACCCCGCGCTGCTGTCCGCCGGCACCGAGGTCGAGGTCGAGTCCGTGCGCGGCACCCGCTTCATCCCGGTGGAGGAGTTCTTCACCGGCGTGAAGCGCAACGCGCTGGCGGCCGACGAGCTCATCAAGACCGTCCACATCAAGAAGGCCACCGGGCCGCAGCAGTTCTCCAAGGTCGGCACCCGCAACGCCATGGTCATCGCCGTGTGCGCCTTCGGCATCGCACTCCACCCGGAGACGCGCACCGTGAGGACCGGCATCGGTTCCGCCGCCCCGACCCCGCTGCGTGCCACCGCCGCCGAGGAGTTCCTCAGCGCGGCCCTGACCGACGGCGGCTTCTGGGAGAGCGGCAAGACGATCACGCCCTCCATCGCCCGCCAGTTCGCCGAACTGGCCTCCGGCGCCTGCAACCCGATCGACGACGTGCGCGGCAGCGCCAAGTACCGCCGCCACGCCGTCGGGATCATGGCCCGCCGCACCCTGGGCTGGACCTGGGACGCGTACCGCACCGGGGGCCGCGGCACCCGCACCACCGAAGGAGGCGCACAGTGCGCGTGA
- a CDS encoding PucR family transcriptional regulator yields MRLRALLETASLGLRLLGGEQELDRQVRGVMTTDLRDPSRYLSGGELVLTGLAWRRDADDSDGFVRILAAAGVAGLAAGEAEMGQVPDDLVAACARHRLPLFAVDEDVAFATITEHVVRQVSGERAGDLAAVVERHRRLMTPGPGGAGPDVVLDLLGSDLDLRAWVLTPTGRQIAGAGPGSQTPELPAAVRAQLAGEHLAALRGGRRGPYRTSFEGTTYSLFPVRSDGRDLRATVLSDWLLAVEADAGDWPGQRLDLLQGVTQLIAVERDRRDAARTVRRRLAQDVLELVQGGAPPGEIAARLRVAAPVLLPGLGTAPRWQVVVASVEWSGAGIPGGPVAQALLEEALVDPGVPGPDPADRIAVAHTGEEAVALVPLSTDDTSPGGSAGESAPDSGAGSPGLHAHAMLASVREPLERGLADDGRLTLGVSAAVTSAEGLRGALEEARHARRVAAARPGRVCAAGHEELASHVLLLPFVPDDVRRAFTARLLDPLRDYDRRHRAELIDTLEAFLESDGSWTRCASRLHLHVNTLRYRIGRIEQLTGRDLSRLEDKLDFFLALRIS; encoded by the coding sequence ATGCGGCTGCGTGCACTGCTGGAGACGGCTTCGCTCGGGTTGCGCCTCCTCGGCGGTGAGCAGGAGCTCGACCGCCAGGTGCGCGGCGTCATGACGACGGACCTGCGCGACCCCAGCCGTTACCTCTCCGGCGGAGAGCTGGTGCTCACGGGGCTGGCGTGGCGCCGCGACGCCGACGACTCGGACGGTTTCGTGCGGATCCTCGCCGCCGCCGGCGTGGCCGGACTCGCGGCGGGCGAGGCGGAGATGGGCCAGGTTCCGGACGACCTGGTGGCCGCCTGCGCCCGGCACCGGCTGCCGCTGTTCGCGGTCGACGAGGACGTCGCGTTCGCGACCATCACCGAGCACGTGGTGCGCCAGGTCTCCGGGGAGCGCGCCGGCGACCTCGCCGCAGTCGTCGAAAGACACCGACGCCTCATGACGCCCGGCCCCGGCGGCGCGGGACCCGACGTGGTGCTCGACCTGCTCGGGTCCGACCTCGACCTGCGCGCCTGGGTGCTCACGCCCACCGGCCGGCAGATCGCGGGCGCCGGGCCCGGCTCGCAGACACCCGAGCTCCCCGCCGCCGTCCGCGCCCAGCTCGCCGGGGAACACCTCGCGGCGCTGCGCGGCGGGCGACGCGGCCCCTACCGCACCTCCTTCGAGGGGACGACGTACTCCCTCTTCCCCGTCCGCAGCGACGGCCGGGATCTGCGCGCGACGGTGCTCTCGGACTGGCTGCTCGCCGTGGAGGCCGACGCCGGTGACTGGCCGGGGCAGCGGCTGGACCTGCTCCAGGGCGTCACCCAGCTCATCGCGGTCGAACGGGACCGGCGCGACGCGGCCCGCACCGTCCGGCGCCGTCTCGCCCAGGACGTGCTGGAGCTGGTCCAGGGCGGCGCGCCGCCCGGCGAGATCGCCGCGCGGCTGCGGGTGGCGGCCCCCGTCCTGCTGCCCGGTCTCGGCACGGCGCCGCGCTGGCAGGTCGTGGTGGCCTCGGTGGAGTGGTCCGGTGCGGGGATTCCCGGCGGTCCCGTGGCCCAGGCCCTGCTGGAGGAGGCGCTCGTGGACCCGGGCGTACCCGGCCCCGACCCGGCCGACCGGATCGCCGTCGCCCACACGGGCGAGGAGGCGGTGGCCCTCGTGCCGCTCTCCACCGACGACACGTCCCCCGGCGGGTCGGCCGGGGAGAGCGCCCCGGACTCCGGCGCGGGCTCGCCCGGGTTGCACGCCCACGCGATGCTGGCCTCGGTCCGCGAGCCGCTGGAGCGCGGGCTGGCCGACGACGGACGGCTCACCCTCGGGGTCAGCGCGGCCGTGACCTCCGCCGAGGGCCTGCGCGGCGCGCTGGAGGAGGCCCGGCACGCCCGCCGGGTGGCGGCCGCCCGGCCCGGACGGGTCTGCGCCGCCGGGCACGAGGAGCTCGCCTCGCACGTCCTGCTGCTGCCCTTCGTCCCCGACGACGTCCGGCGCGCCTTCACCGCACGGCTGCTGGACCCGCTGCGCGACTACGACCGGCGGCACCGCGCGGAACTGATCGACACGCTGGAGGCGTTCCTGGAGTCCGACGGCTCCTGGACCCGCTGCGCCTCGCGGCTCCACCTGCACGTGAACACCCTCCGCTACCGGATCGGCCGGATCGAGCAGCTCACCGGCCGGGACCTGTCGCGGCTGGAGGACAAGCTCGACTTCTTCCTCGCCCTGCGCATCAGCTGA
- a CDS encoding ATP-binding cassette domain-containing protein has protein sequence MTATEAPRAHPAPRPGALRALLPALRPHRAMAVRTAVAALFEHAALAALVTLAAHTVGAALLDREPPGPGTVVALVALVAVRALATWREMDLSHDLAYRVLAGLRVRVFDGLARSAPARIAGRRSGDLAATAMADVEALEFFYAHTTAQLLASGAVLGAGCTGLAFAEPALLAAVLPAAALLLASALLEGRARAARGARTRAAAARLSADTVDTVDGLPELLAFGALPRRRALLADRGAELGRAQRAEAGWEAAASALREAVVVAAVLAVVAVTAHAVTDGRLAGPWAPAALALALAVLAPVAESAQALARAAALRPAAARVRAAVHAPAPAPPPAAPVPLPPGPLALRLSGVRFGYGGQPVLDGLDLAVPSGQTLALVGVSGAGKSTCAHLLARFWDPEAGTVALVPARGPAVDLRSLADADLRRAVAVVGQDAPLFHGTLADNLRLAAPEASDAEVARVAAMCGVDEIAAGLPGGLAGGVGERGTTLSGGQRARVALARALLVRPRVLVLDESTAQLDTASEARLAEALAPDAAERVTVVIAHRPATIRRADRVAVLSGGRVTETGTWHELTRRPGELTRILDRRP, from the coding sequence ATGACCGCCACCGAGGCCCCCCGCGCGCACCCCGCCCCGCGCCCCGGTGCGCTGCGGGCCCTGCTGCCCGCCCTGCGCCCGCACCGGGCCATGGCCGTGCGCACCGCCGTCGCTGCCCTGTTCGAACACGCCGCCCTGGCCGCGCTGGTGACGCTCGCCGCCCACACCGTCGGCGCGGCCCTGCTCGACCGGGAGCCACCCGGCCCCGGCACCGTCGTGGCGCTCGTCGCCCTCGTCGCCGTCCGGGCCCTGGCCACCTGGCGGGAGATGGACCTCTCCCACGACCTCGCCTACCGCGTGCTCGCGGGCCTGCGGGTCCGCGTCTTCGACGGGCTCGCCCGCAGCGCCCCGGCCCGGATCGCCGGGCGCCGCAGCGGGGACCTGGCGGCGACCGCCATGGCGGACGTGGAGGCCCTGGAGTTCTTCTACGCCCACACCACCGCCCAACTGCTCGCCTCCGGAGCCGTCCTCGGCGCCGGCTGCACCGGCTTGGCGTTCGCCGAACCGGCGCTGCTCGCCGCCGTCCTCCCGGCGGCCGCGCTGCTGCTCGCCTCGGCCCTGCTGGAGGGCCGCGCGCGGGCAGCCCGGGGCGCGCGCACCCGCGCCGCGGCGGCCCGGCTCTCGGCCGACACCGTGGACACCGTCGACGGGCTGCCCGAGCTGCTCGCCTTCGGCGCCCTGCCCCGGCGACGGGCCCTGCTCGCCGACCGGGGAGCCGAGCTGGGCCGGGCCCAGCGCGCCGAGGCCGGGTGGGAGGCCGCCGCCTCGGCGCTGCGGGAGGCCGTCGTGGTCGCCGCCGTGCTCGCCGTGGTCGCGGTCACCGCCCACGCCGTCACCGACGGACGCCTGGCGGGTCCCTGGGCCCCGGCCGCCCTCGCCCTGGCCCTCGCGGTGCTGGCCCCGGTGGCCGAGTCCGCGCAGGCCCTGGCCCGCGCCGCCGCCCTGCGCCCGGCCGCCGCCCGGGTGCGGGCCGCCGTCCACGCCCCGGCGCCCGCCCCGCCTCCCGCCGCGCCGGTGCCCCTGCCGCCCGGTCCGCTGGCCCTGCGGCTGAGCGGGGTGCGGTTCGGCTACGGCGGGCAGCCGGTCCTGGACGGGCTGGACCTCGCGGTGCCGTCCGGACAGACGCTCGCCCTGGTCGGCGTCTCGGGGGCGGGCAAGTCCACCTGCGCCCACCTGCTGGCCCGCTTCTGGGACCCCGAGGCCGGGACCGTCGCGCTCGTGCCGGCGCGGGGACCGGCCGTGGACCTGCGGTCGCTGGCCGACGCCGACCTGCGGCGCGCGGTCGCCGTCGTGGGCCAGGACGCCCCCCTCTTCCACGGCACCCTCGCCGACAACCTCCGGCTCGCCGCCCCGGAGGCGAGCGACGCCGAGGTCGCCCGCGTCGCCGCGATGTGCGGGGTGGACGAGATCGCCGCCGGGCTGCCGGGCGGTCTGGCCGGAGGGGTCGGGGAGCGGGGGACGACCCTGTCGGGCGGTCAGCGGGCCCGCGTCGCCCTGGCCCGCGCGCTGCTCGTGCGGCCCCGGGTGCTCGTGCTGGACGAGTCCACGGCCCAGCTCGACACCGCGAGCGAGGCCCGGCTGGCCGAGGCGCTGGCCCCCGACGCGGCCGAACGGGTGACGGTGGTCATCGCCCACCGCCCGGCGACGATTCGGCGCGCCGACCGGGTCGCCGTCCTCTCCGGTGGCCGCGTCACCGAGACGGGCACCTGGCACGAGCTGACGCGGCGGCCCGGGGAGCTGACCCGCATCCTGGACCGCCGTCCCTGA